From the genome of Sulfurovum sp. NBC37-1, one region includes:
- the serB gene encoding phosphoserine phosphatase SerB, whose translation MSKLAVFDFDSTLMDGETIDFLAAPLGIEEQVAAITERAMAGELDFFKSLVARVALLEGLEKARVDEICSDLPMMPGAVEVVRGLKEKGYTVVCFSGGFRNATKPACERLGIDADFSNFLHDENGILTGRVGGEMMYSEAKGDMIVRMQKLLGAGREDTLVVGDGANDLSMFAHADTRVAFCAKPILKEAATHCVDIKDLREILKII comes from the coding sequence ATGTCCAAACTGGCTGTATTTGACTTTGATTCGACACTGATGGATGGCGAGACCATCGATTTTCTTGCCGCGCCTCTGGGTATAGAGGAGCAGGTGGCTGCCATAACGGAGCGAGCGATGGCCGGAGAACTGGATTTCTTCAAATCACTGGTCGCCAGGGTAGCACTGCTCGAAGGGTTGGAAAAGGCAAGGGTCGATGAGATCTGCAGTGATCTTCCCATGATGCCTGGTGCGGTGGAAGTGGTCAGAGGGCTTAAAGAGAAAGGCTATACCGTGGTCTGTTTCTCCGGCGGTTTTCGAAACGCGACTAAACCAGCCTGCGAAAGGCTCGGTATCGATGCAGACTTCTCCAACTTCCTGCATGACGAGAACGGCATACTCACGGGACGTGTAGGCGGGGAGATGATGTACTCGGAAGCCAAAGGCGATATGATCGTCCGTATGCAGAAGCTGCTTGGTGCAGGGAGGGAAGATACACTTGTGGTCGGTGATGGCGCCAACGACCTCAGTATGTTCGCCCATGCCGATACCCGCGTGGCGTTCTGTGCGAAACCCATCCTCAAAGAGGCTGCGACGCATTGTGTGGATATAAAGGATCTAAGGGAGATCCTGAAGATCATTTGA
- a CDS encoding class I SAM-dependent methyltransferase — protein MAEEDRERWNEKYFTIPASDKPVELITRYAKLATGNRALDIACGMGRNSKYLASIGFEVDALDISSVAIESLKGLAHIHPKEVDLDTHAFPEETYDLIICTFFLKRELFPEITKALKPGGLFLYETFVYHPDNENTPTNKSFLLEEGELEETFKNKYDIMHLREYWDVDLNGEKSLKAQMVAKKKSSGIASGRSLCQ, from the coding sequence ATGGCAGAGGAAGACAGAGAGCGCTGGAATGAAAAATACTTCACCATCCCTGCTTCCGATAAACCCGTTGAACTCATTACCCGTTATGCTAAACTGGCTACGGGAAATCGCGCACTTGACATTGCCTGCGGAATGGGAAGGAACAGCAAATATCTTGCCTCCATCGGTTTTGAGGTCGATGCCTTGGATATCAGTTCGGTTGCCATCGAATCACTCAAAGGACTTGCACACATCCATCCCAAAGAGGTCGATCTCGATACACATGCATTCCCGGAAGAAACTTATGACCTGATCATCTGTACTTTTTTCCTCAAACGTGAACTCTTCCCCGAGATCACCAAAGCATTGAAACCTGGTGGACTTTTTCTCTATGAAACATTTGTCTACCATCCTGACAATGAAAATACACCAACTAACAAAAGCTTTCTGCTCGAAGAGGGAGAACTTGAAGAGACATTCAAAAACAAATATGACATTATGCATTTAAGGGAATACTGGGATGTAGATCTGAACGGTGAAAAAAGTCTCAAAGCACAAATGGTCGCGAAGAAGAAAAGCAGCGGAATAGCCAGCGGGAGATCTCTATGCCAGTGA
- the xth gene encoding exodeoxyribonuclease III, with protein MAKTTFISWNVNGIRAVEKKNALKWIDESDIDFLGLQEIKAEADQIPDSIFEKHYKFQSINSSSRKGQSGVALFTNIKGTASGGDHIDILNEGRINEYHFGSYVLFNVYFPNGQRSEERLAYKLAFYERFLAYINEVRTEGKSIIICGDVNTAHKEIDLARPKSNENTSGFLPVERAWMDKLLDNGYIDTFRYIHGDEPDRYSWWSYRTKARERNVGWRIDYFFVSDDLKEKIVDADILDHIMGSDHCPVKLVLDI; from the coding sequence ATGGCAAAAACGACTTTTATATCATGGAATGTGAATGGCATACGTGCAGTTGAGAAAAAAAATGCATTAAAATGGATCGATGAAAGTGATATTGATTTTTTGGGACTTCAGGAGATCAAAGCGGAAGCTGACCAGATCCCGGATAGTATTTTTGAAAAACATTACAAATTCCAAAGTATCAACTCCTCTTCCCGGAAAGGACAGTCCGGTGTTGCTTTGTTTACCAATATCAAGGGTACAGCATCCGGCGGGGATCATATTGATATCCTCAATGAAGGACGTATCAATGAATATCATTTCGGCAGTTATGTTCTTTTTAATGTCTATTTTCCCAATGGACAGAGAAGCGAAGAGCGTTTAGCCTATAAACTGGCATTTTATGAGCGTTTTCTGGCTTATATCAATGAAGTCCGGACAGAGGGAAAGTCGATCATTATCTGCGGTGATGTCAACACGGCCCATAAAGAGATAGATCTTGCCCGTCCCAAGTCCAATGAAAATACATCGGGGTTCCTGCCTGTAGAAAGAGCATGGATGGACAAACTTCTTGATAACGGATATATCGATACTTTTCGGTATATACACGGGGATGAACCGGATCGTTACAGCTGGTGGTCTTACAGAACAAAGGCGAGAGAAAGGAATGTGGGATGGCGTATAGACTATTTCTTTGTTTCGGATGATCTGAAAGAGAAGATCGTCGATGCGGATATTCTGGACCACATTATGGGCAGTGACCACTGCCCTGTAAAGCTGGTATTGGATATCTGA
- a CDS encoding DUF1456 family protein, which produces MKTNDILYKTSKALGLSEAEILEAYTLEGYEMDPKHLEALLKKRVDKDFVLCSYEELGMFLDGLVTLKRGPSPKKPGDDEAVELTNNLILKKLRIALELKEPETEIIFGLGDVTLSKQELKSLFRKEGHKNFKTCSDELLIAFLDGLDEFYYTGEEV; this is translated from the coding sequence TTGAAAACGAACGATATTCTCTATAAGACAAGCAAAGCACTGGGTCTTAGCGAAGCAGAGATCCTTGAAGCCTATACACTTGAGGGCTATGAGATGGACCCGAAACATCTCGAAGCCCTGCTCAAAAAACGCGTGGATAAAGATTTTGTACTCTGCTCCTATGAAGAGTTGGGGATGTTTCTCGATGGACTCGTGACACTCAAGCGAGGTCCTTCCCCAAAAAAGCCCGGCGATGACGAAGCAGTCGAGCTCACTAACAACCTCATCCTGAAAAAACTCCGTATCGCCCTGGAGCTCAAAGAGCCTGAAACCGAGATCATTTTCGGTCTGGGCGATGTCACATTGAGCAAGCAGGAACTCAAATCACTCTTCAGAAAAGAAGGACACAAGAATTTCAAGACCTGTTCAGATGAACTGCTAATAGCTTTCCTCGATGGTCTTGATGAATTTTACTATACCGGAGAAGAAGTCTAA
- a CDS encoding YceI family protein has translation MKRTLLSLLAMASMAYAASPTGCVLVQPADMNVTWKAYKTPAKIGVNGQFTAVKYTPNSLEGKNFRELFVGSKVNIDTSKLTTGNPGRDEKLVKFFFSLMSSNSIEAKIIDIKRSDKHEKGKPRTGTVSVEITMNGKTKTIPMKYIYDKGQFNATGTIDLVDFAAGKALASINKACYELHKGKTWSDVTIGFSTTVKATLCHVNIAQKK, from the coding sequence ATGAAACGAACACTTCTTTCGCTGCTTGCTATGGCCTCAATGGCTTATGCCGCATCACCTACGGGCTGTGTACTCGTACAGCCTGCCGATATGAACGTCACATGGAAAGCCTACAAGACACCAGCCAAGATCGGTGTGAACGGGCAATTTACTGCGGTAAAATACACTCCCAACTCACTCGAAGGAAAGAACTTCCGGGAACTCTTTGTCGGTTCAAAAGTGAACATCGATACAAGCAAACTGACTACGGGGAACCCGGGAAGAGATGAAAAACTGGTCAAATTCTTCTTCTCACTCATGAGTTCCAATAGCATCGAAGCGAAGATCATCGACATCAAAAGGTCCGATAAACATGAGAAGGGGAAACCGCGTACCGGTACTGTGAGCGTAGAGATCACCATGAACGGAAAAACGAAGACCATTCCCATGAAGTACATCTACGACAAGGGGCAGTTTAACGCTACAGGCACCATTGACCTTGTCGACTTTGCGGCAGGCAAAGCATTGGCCTCCATCAACAAAGCCTGCTATGAACTGCATAAAGGCAAAACATGGAGTGACGTGACCATCGGTTTTTCCACAACGGTCAAAGCAACACTCTGCCATGTGAATATTGCACAGAAAAAGTAG
- a CDS encoding DUF302 domain-containing protein: protein MKKIIITSMIGLFALTMTGCENKKGAFLETVETNNTVPVAIEKLMTALPQKGLSHFNTIDHAKAAKSVGMRLEPETVVIFGNPKIGTKLMQCNPSMGLELPLRMLFTVEEDGITTITYTNPEYWTLKHNIKDKTCLAIIQQAHIALQELAEKAAAK, encoded by the coding sequence GTGAAAAAAATCATTATAACTTCTATGATAGGGTTGTTCGCATTGACAATGACGGGATGCGAAAACAAAAAAGGGGCTTTCCTTGAAACAGTGGAGACGAACAACACGGTCCCTGTCGCAATCGAGAAGCTGATGACGGCTTTACCACAAAAGGGGCTTTCACATTTCAATACGATAGACCATGCCAAAGCGGCAAAATCTGTAGGTATGAGGCTCGAACCCGAGACAGTGGTGATATTTGGAAACCCAAAAATAGGTACGAAACTCATGCAGTGTAACCCAAGCATGGGATTGGAGCTTCCTCTCCGTATGCTCTTCACCGTAGAAGAAGATGGCATCACCACCATCACCTATACCAATCCGGAATACTGGACCCTCAAGCACAACATCAAAGATAAAACTTGTTTGGCTATCATACAGCAGGCACATATTGCTTTGCAGGAATTGGCCGAAAAAGCTGCTGCCAAATAG